In one Trichlorobacter lovleyi SZ genomic region, the following are encoded:
- a CDS encoding permease has translation MIKSFADYLTFTLIGLQPGSHLGEALNFFVYDTLKIFLLLTVIIFCVAVIRSWFSPERTRRILSHNREYVGNVLAALLGTVTPFCSCSAVPLFIGFVESGVPLGVTFSFLVSAPMVNEVALIMLWGMFGWKIALIYIGTGLLVAIVSGIVIGRLKMEKHVQDYVWQIKVGEGEVVEQTFREKLVYARDYTRDLLKKIWPYVVIGVGLGAFIHGYVPQDFLVRWAGRDNPFAVPVAVALGVPLYSNAAGVIPIVQALMSKGMAIGTVLAFMMAVTALSLPEAVILSNVLKRKLLVTFFGIVAVAIMIVGYLFNLIL, from the coding sequence ATGATCAAATCATTTGCCGATTACCTGACCTTCACCCTGATCGGGCTACAACCCGGTTCCCACCTGGGCGAGGCACTCAATTTCTTTGTCTATGACACCCTCAAGATCTTTCTGCTGCTGACGGTTATTATTTTTTGTGTTGCGGTTATCCGGTCCTGGTTTTCTCCGGAACGGACCAGGCGCATTCTGTCCCACAACCGTGAGTACGTTGGCAACGTATTGGCCGCCCTGCTGGGCACGGTCACCCCTTTTTGTTCCTGTTCGGCAGTGCCGCTCTTTATCGGTTTTGTTGAGTCCGGTGTGCCGCTTGGCGTGACCTTTTCGTTTCTGGTTTCGGCTCCAATGGTGAATGAGGTAGCCCTGATCATGCTCTGGGGTATGTTCGGCTGGAAGATTGCCCTGATCTACATCGGCACCGGCTTGCTGGTGGCGATTGTCTCCGGGATTGTGATCGGCAGACTGAAGATGGAAAAGCATGTGCAGGATTACGTCTGGCAGATCAAGGTGGGCGAGGGTGAGGTTGTAGAACAAACCTTTCGTGAGAAGCTGGTCTATGCCCGTGATTACACGCGCGATCTGCTGAAGAAGATCTGGCCCTATGTAGTGATCGGGGTCGGCCTGGGCGCCTTTATCCACGGCTATGTGCCCCAGGACTTTCTGGTGCGCTGGGCAGGCAGGGACAACCCGTTTGCAGTACCGGTTGCCGTTGCCCTGGGGGTGCCGCTTTACAGTAATGCTGCCGGCGTGATTCCGATCGTACAGGCCCTGATGAGCAAGGGGATGGCGATTGGTACGGTGCTGGCCTTCATGATGGCGGTCACGGCCTTATCCCTGCCGGAGGCCGTGATCCTGAGTAATGTGTTGAAGCGGAAACTGCTGGTTACCTTTTTTGGTATTGTGGCTGTGGCTATCATGATTGTGGGGTATCTGTTCAATCTGATTTTGTGA
- a CDS encoding (2Fe-2S)-binding protein has translation MKHPSVTPNILDAPDDEIICWCAKVSKGAVCDAIADGADTLDKLHEQLGILRGALCAEKSPRGRCCCQEVVALLTHSALCRARRRGALQAA, from the coding sequence ATGAAGCATCCGTCTGTTACACCAAATATTCTGGATGCACCTGATGACGAGATTATCTGTTGGTGTGCAAAGGTTAGCAAGGGGGCGGTGTGCGATGCTATTGCCGATGGTGCTGATACACTGGACAAACTGCATGAACAGCTCGGTATTCTCAGAGGTGCCCTGTGTGCAGAGAAATCTCCGCGTGGCCGTTGCTGTTGTCAGGAAGTAGTAGCTCTGCTCACCCACAGTGCCCTGTGCAGGGCACGACGGCGAGGGGCGTTGCAGGCAGCATAA
- a CDS encoding 4Fe-4S dicluster domain-containing protein, with product MSEWRGIPREEIPWFPTVDAEKCIGCRECVNFCRNNVLTFDESTGKTVVVNPYNCVVECRTCSRLCPVDAINFPDEMEFTALVKKLLNNRSINS from the coding sequence ATGAGCGAGTGGCGCGGCATACCCCGTGAAGAGATCCCCTGGTTTCCGACGGTTGATGCAGAAAAGTGTATCGGCTGCCGGGAGTGTGTCAATTTCTGCCGAAACAATGTGCTGACCTTTGATGAGTCAACCGGCAAGACCGTGGTGGTGAATCCGTACAACTGTGTGGTGGAGTGCCGTACCTGCTCCCGGCTCTGTCCGGTGGATGCCATCAATTTTCCTGATGAAATGGAATTTACAGCCTTGGTCAAAAAACTGCTGAATAATCGCTCAATTAATTCTTGA
- a CDS encoding thioredoxin family protein: MKLEVLGTGCAKCKTLLENVKKAVETSGKEAEIVKVEDIPSIMKYGVMSTPALVKDGKVLFSGKLATPEEIAGML; the protein is encoded by the coding sequence ATGAAACTGGAAGTGTTGGGCACCGGCTGTGCCAAGTGCAAGACCCTGCTTGAAAACGTCAAGAAGGCCGTTGAGACCTCTGGTAAAGAGGCGGAGATCGTCAAGGTTGAGGATATCCCTTCAATCATGAAGTACGGTGTGATGAGTACCCCGGCCCTGGTTAAGGACGGCAAGGTGCTGTTTTCCGGCAAGCTGGCCACACCTGAAGAGATTGCGGGGATGCTCTGA
- a CDS encoding thioredoxin family protein codes for MRIVLTLLCLLLTSSAFAELPSGNQFTIQAALASGKPTLVDFGARSCIPCKKMAPILEQLEKEYKGRANVIFVDVWQDNKIGGNYRVQMIPTQIFFDANGKESGRHIGFLDRQPIIDTFKKLGVK; via the coding sequence ATGCGGATCGTCTTGACACTTCTTTGTCTCTTGTTGACAAGCAGCGCCTTTGCTGAACTCCCCTCCGGCAATCAGTTCACTATCCAGGCTGCTCTGGCCTCCGGCAAACCCACCCTTGTTGATTTCGGCGCCCGCAGCTGCATCCCTTGCAAAAAGATGGCCCCGATTCTGGAGCAGCTGGAAAAGGAATACAAAGGTCGCGCCAATGTGATCTTCGTGGATGTCTGGCAGGACAACAAAATCGGCGGTAATTACCGGGTACAGATGATTCCCACTCAGATCTTCTTTGATGCCAATGGCAAGGAATCAGGTCGCCATATTGGTTTCCTGGATCGCCAGCC